Sequence from the Sphingomonas sp. SORGH_AS_0950 genome:
GGCGGGCAGGATGTCGTCGCCGAACGGCAGATAGTCGGGACCGTCGCGGCTGATCGAGACGGGCCTGCCGCGCTCGTCGATGGCGAAGCGCAGCGTCGTGCTGCGCGGTGCCGCCTCGACCGTCCAGCCCAGCATGTTCCAGGGCCGCCGGATCGCCTGTCCCGATACCATGGTGCCGCGACAGCGGACCTCGCCCGGCATCCATTGGATCAGCATCTGGCGAGGGCCGCCGGGACTGGCGGGGGGCGCCGGCTGGGACGGGAGCGCGGCGGCGGCGGGAAGCCCCAGCAGGGCGGCGGCAAGGCAGATCGAGCGGGCGGCGCGGGGCATGGGCAGGCTCTCCATGGACGCGATCCGTCGACCGGGCGGCCGCGACCGGGGGCAGCTTAGGCGGTGCCCGGCGGGGAAGCGAGGGGCCATCGGCATCCCCGCCATGCGGAAAGGGCGGCCCCGTCGCCGGCGCCGCCCTTCACCCCCCGATTATCCGCCGATCAGAAGGCGGCCGTCACCGAGAACACCACCGTCGCCCCCGCGATGGTGTCGCCGCCCGGAACCTGCCCCTTGGAGAAATTGGGCTGGAGATAGGCCGATTTGGCGCGGGTGATGTCGGTATCGATATAGGACACGTTGAAGGTGAAGTTCTTGTACGCCGCGACATCGGCGCCCAGCGACCAGTCCCAATATTGGCCCGTCGGCGACAGGCTGGTGCCGTTCGGGCCCAGGCCCGGATTGCCCTTGGAATAGCCGATATGCGCCTTGGCGGTGATCGGGGTGTTGGGAATGCCGACCGCGCCGTCGCCGGTCAGGTACAGATTGTCCCAACGCTGGCCCCGGCTGTACGAGGTGTTGGAGAAGTTGCCGAGCGAGGTCTGCTTGGGCGCATAATAGACGCCGGCGGTCAGCGTGGCGGGACCGGCGGTCCCCGACAGGCGGCCGAAGAATTCGACCACGTCCGATTCGGATGCGCCGCCCGGATAGGTGTACCAGGTCACGCCCGCATCGACGGTCGCGCTGCCATAGCTGTGCTTGTACCCGGCAATGCCGTCCAGCTCCATATTGGCGCCGCCGAACGTGCCCCAGCCCGCCAGGTTGGAGGCGAAGGTGCCGATATAGAATCCGCTTTCGTGGCTGACCGTCAGCGCGGCCTGGACCGCGGCGTTCTTGTTGGTCTGCGAGATGCCGCGCAGGCGGTAGTCGGTCAGGATCGCCGCGCTGCCGCTGACCGTGATCGGCGAGGGCGGTGCGGTTTCGGTGCCGCTGTCCTGCGCGAAGGCGGGCGTCGCGGCGACCAGCGAGAGGCCGCCGAGGAGGATCGTGGAGAAGCGCATCGTTTCCCTTTCAAACGGAAATTCGATGTTCTCACCTGCAACCCCGCATGGGTGCGGCCTCTATCGTGTCGGGTCAAACCCGGCGGACCGTCTGCCGTAGCGAGTTAGCAAGAATTGGCAGGACGTGGTGCGCCGCACAAGTATAATCTAACGCAGGTTGGCTTTCATGTGACGCGATGTTGCGCAAACAGCACAGGTCATGCCCCCAGATTTTCGTGACGCGCCCCGCCCGGCAGCGAACGGATGTGAATGTCCCGCTGGGGATAGGGCAGGCCGATGCCATGCTCCTTGAACAGGAACCACAGCCGGTTGAGCACGTCGGAGCGGACATTGCCGACCCCGCTTTCGGGATCGCTGATCCAGGCCAGTATCTCGTGCTGGAGCGCATG
This genomic interval carries:
- a CDS encoding TorF family putative porin, whose product is MRFSTILLGGLSLVAATPAFAQDSGTETAPPSPITVSGSAAILTDYRLRGISQTNKNAAVQAALTVSHESGFYIGTFASNLAGWGTFGGANMELDGIAGYKHSYGSATVDAGVTWYTYPGGASESDVVEFFGRLSGTAGPATLTAGVYYAPKQTSLGNFSNTSYSRGQRWDNLYLTGDGAVGIPNTPITAKAHIGYSKGNPGLGPNGTSLSPTGQYWDWSLGADVAAYKNFTFNVSYIDTDITRAKSAYLQPNFSKGQVPGGDTIAGATVVFSVTAAF